A section of the Dehalobacter sp. DCM genome encodes:
- a CDS encoding xanthine dehydrogenase family protein molybdopterin-binding subunit translates to MAKREPLLNGMNNPIPDEPNYKIRRKNFPTNLQPKDYRYVGKSWPRKDAKDIVTGKATFLDDFSVAGMIIGKSLKSPHSHAIIKSIDVEDARALPGIYAVLTYKDIEKFNPMLGWPRQKPLMDKHLRYVGDTVALIAGDNAEIIREAMELIKVDYDVLDAVYDGLSAIKDGAPQLYDDFKQNIVPGGYRPMQEYGDFWHLVRGDIEKGFEECDYIAEDTVSFSSMCAPSAPEPPGTIVRWEGDLNFTVWGTAQSSFILKLVNESVILGSKIKALTFNVGGSYGNKQSLTLEVVAGALLSMACNKPVKFFETKIEQMINHETRLGSQVHAKIGMDKDGIVRAVKADWTVDTGAFCNSTQGQVGVGIGETQLVMAKCQNWDLDTNIVVTNKQPAGIVRGYGGQELNSCLSLLISRTMEAGNFDPVDVFKKNYVSDGDCYIWRDGLPWRAHTVDYTHFIEAAAERFHWKDKWKGWGVPTWTSEDGRYVRGVGCSLIGNADVGEDCNEVYVRITPGIFDDEFRVTVHADITEIGNGERSNVLKEVAEMLNCPYECVSIVPSGSEYSPTGISLGGSRGTITFGHSICNACEDVKQQIFKLAEVPLGISADSMELHDFHIVTHAIPGLKLPLKSLLNRRMTFTGYGKHVENFSTPSCVMVFVEVEVDKETGKADVVNILGSTDCGQIIDPATLEMQAQSAIGCACLDTAFFEEHIIDKATGRPMTYNMLEYKWRPFNQFPKFDTFFMESQFDTFQFHALGTGEIAGAPAASAAMTAISNALGVKVAQYPATPNVILNALGKL, encoded by the coding sequence ATGGCTAAACGCGAGCCGCTCTTAAACGGGATGAATAATCCGATACCGGATGAACCCAACTATAAAATCAGGAGAAAAAACTTCCCTACCAACTTGCAGCCGAAGGATTATCGCTACGTTGGTAAAAGCTGGCCCAGAAAAGATGCCAAAGATATTGTGACCGGTAAGGCTACTTTCTTGGATGACTTCTCTGTTGCCGGCATGATTATTGGTAAATCGTTGAAAAGTCCGCATTCCCACGCCATTATCAAATCCATCGACGTCGAAGACGCGCGAGCGTTACCCGGCATCTATGCCGTTCTGACCTACAAGGATATAGAGAAGTTCAATCCGATGCTTGGTTGGCCAAGGCAGAAACCATTGATGGACAAACACCTGCGCTATGTGGGTGACACCGTGGCTTTAATCGCCGGTGATAATGCGGAAATCATTAGAGAAGCTATGGAACTGATCAAGGTTGATTATGACGTACTGGACGCTGTCTATGATGGTTTATCTGCCATAAAAGACGGTGCCCCGCAGCTGTATGATGATTTCAAACAGAATATAGTACCCGGTGGCTATCGTCCCATGCAGGAGTATGGCGACTTTTGGCATCTGGTCAGAGGCGATATAGAAAAAGGTTTTGAAGAATGTGACTACATCGCGGAGGATACCGTTTCTTTCAGCTCCATGTGTGCCCCCTCTGCACCTGAACCTCCTGGAACTATCGTTCGTTGGGAAGGTGACCTGAATTTCACCGTTTGGGGTACAGCCCAAAGCTCCTTTATTCTAAAACTTGTCAATGAATCCGTCATTCTTGGCAGCAAAATCAAAGCTTTGACATTTAACGTTGGCGGCAGTTATGGAAACAAGCAGTCCCTCACCCTGGAAGTTGTTGCCGGTGCACTATTATCGATGGCCTGTAATAAGCCGGTCAAGTTTTTTGAGACAAAAATCGAACAGATGATCAACCATGAGACCCGTCTCGGCAGTCAGGTCCACGCCAAGATCGGCATGGATAAAGACGGGATCGTCCGCGCTGTCAAAGCGGACTGGACCGTTGATACCGGCGCGTTCTGCAACTCGACCCAGGGGCAGGTCGGCGTCGGTATCGGTGAAACTCAGCTGGTCATGGCGAAATGCCAAAACTGGGATCTGGATACCAATATCGTGGTTACCAATAAACAACCAGCAGGTATCGTTCGGGGTTACGGCGGGCAAGAATTGAATAGTTGTCTGTCCCTGCTTATCAGCCGTACTATGGAAGCCGGCAATTTTGATCCGGTCGACGTCTTCAAAAAGAATTACGTCAGCGACGGGGATTGCTACATATGGCGCGATGGTCTGCCATGGCGTGCTCATACTGTGGATTATACCCATTTCATCGAAGCTGCAGCTGAAAGATTCCATTGGAAGGATAAATGGAAAGGTTGGGGTGTTCCTACCTGGACCTCTGAGGACGGCCGATATGTGCGCGGCGTCGGCTGCTCCCTTATCGGTAACGCGGACGTTGGTGAAGACTGTAATGAAGTCTACGTCCGAATAACCCCTGGGATCTTCGATGACGAATTTCGTGTGACTGTTCATGCTGACATCACGGAAATAGGCAACGGCGAACGCAGTAATGTCCTGAAGGAAGTCGCTGAAATGCTGAATTGTCCATATGAATGTGTCAGCATTGTACCCTCCGGCAGTGAATATAGCCCCACCGGCATTTCCCTGGGCGGTTCCCGCGGAACCATCACGTTTGGCCATTCTATTTGCAATGCCTGCGAAGATGTCAAACAACAAATTTTTAAATTGGCGGAAGTCCCGTTGGGTATCAGCGCAGACTCTATGGAACTTCATGATTTTCATATTGTAACCCATGCTATTCCCGGCTTAAAACTTCCGCTTAAATCCCTGCTTAATCGGAGAATGACCTTCACCGGCTACGGCAAGCATGTCGAGAACTTCTCTACCCCAAGCTGCGTGATGGTCTTTGTTGAAGTCGAAGTCGATAAAGAAACCGGGAAAGCGGATGTTGTCAATATTTTGGGCTCCACCGACTGCGGCCAGATCATTGACCCGGCTACACTCGAGATGCAGGCTCAAAGCGCTATCGGCTGTGCATGTCTCGACACCGCTTTCTTCGAGGAACATATTATTGATAAAGCAACAGGACGTCCCATGACCTATAACATGCTGGAATACAAATGGCGCCCCTTTAATCAATTCCCAAAATTCGATACCTTTTTCATGGAATCACAATTTGATACGTTCCAATTCCATGCGCTTGGTACAGGCGAAATTGCCGGAGCTCCCGCCGCCAGTGCGGCGATGACCGCCATCTCCAATGCACTCGGTGTCAAGGTTGCACAATACCCGGCTACCCCAAATGTTATTCTCAACGCCTTGGGCAAACTGTAA
- a CDS encoding YmaF family protein: MAYTKSDPHHNHGSVTHTSCDHGHSHQCLGISGQAIPSPDGTHVHNSEDFVLYEHGHIHYYKAKTGPSIPLANGCHTHLWNFYTTVDDGHRHHVCEVAMAAPGM; this comes from the coding sequence ATGGCTTATACCAAATCTGACCCGCACCATAATCATGGCAGCGTAACGCATACATCCTGTGATCACGGTCATTCTCACCAGTGCTTAGGTATTTCCGGCCAGGCAATTCCTTCCCCGGATGGCACTCATGTCCATAATTCCGAAGACTTTGTCCTATACGAGCACGGGCATATCCATTATTATAAGGCAAAAACAGGCCCATCCATACCGCTTGCCAATGGGTGTCATACCCATCTATGGAACTTTTACACAACGGTTGATGATGGGCACCGCCATCACGTATGTGAAGTCGCAATGGCTGCTCCGGGTATGTAA
- a CDS encoding FAD-dependent oxidoreductase, with the protein MKRFNYTRAESFQEASERVKISEKTVVMAGGTDLLCQLKDEILTSYPEEVVDLKHVPDSAVITVNDGMMTIGAMTKLKTIVESDEIQKEFPILKEAAHSVATPLIRNIGTIGGNICQDVRCWFYRYPHEAGNRLVCRRKGGETCYALQGDNRYHSIFGGMKCGSTPCSQRCPASTDIPGYMEQFRLGNVPGAVQIIMSVNPIPCITSRVCAHFCQEECSHSSVGDSVAIRNVERFVGDYALDHKNLFYRAPILETGKKVAVIGSGPAGLSAAYYLRKAGNAVTVYDSKEEPGGMLMYAIPDYRLPKAIVRKLVAALKDMGIQFVCNTKIGESVKPGDLERDFDSVYYATGTWKRPVLGLAGEELTVFGLDFLVEVHKWMGGKVGQEVLVTGGGNVAMDVAITAKRLGAKKVIMACLESEDIMPAGKEEIARAREEGIQIMPGWGLSKVVSENGKVRGMELIRCMDVYDENHRFSPVYDDAEKTVVDAENILMAVGQNVDLSFLDEKYQLQLNARGLIDVEEETQMTSRQGVFAGGDVTTGPSTVIQCVMKGHSAARGINKYLGVTPDHECSDSMQIASPFLTFDLEGIKNQTALKLAEIPIDQRSLDVEDEIAPDQAAALTEARRCMNCGCYAVNPSDLVPALIALDATIITNHRRIKAEEFCCQELKVSDALKCGEIVTKIEIPLTKGMVMHYDKFRVRDSLDFAIVSLASLFAIKDGVFTDARLVFGGVAPVPIRVKEIESYLIGKQVTTEVAEQAAELAVVHSLPMTCNGYKVIELKALIKTAILRMK; encoded by the coding sequence ATGAAAAGATTTAATTATACCAGAGCCGAAAGCTTCCAAGAGGCCAGCGAACGGGTGAAAATATCAGAAAAAACAGTCGTCATGGCGGGTGGAACTGATTTATTATGCCAGTTAAAGGATGAAATCCTAACGTCATACCCTGAAGAAGTCGTTGATTTGAAGCATGTACCAGATAGTGCCGTAATAACCGTAAATGACGGCATGATGACGATCGGCGCGATGACGAAGCTCAAAACCATCGTGGAATCGGATGAGATCCAAAAGGAATTTCCTATCCTGAAAGAGGCGGCTCACAGCGTCGCTACCCCTCTAATCCGTAATATCGGTACCATTGGCGGCAACATCTGTCAGGATGTCCGCTGCTGGTTCTACCGCTATCCGCATGAAGCCGGCAACCGGCTTGTCTGCCGCCGCAAGGGCGGTGAAACCTGCTACGCTCTGCAAGGGGACAACCGCTATCATTCTATATTTGGCGGTATGAAATGCGGCTCGACACCGTGTTCGCAACGCTGCCCCGCCTCTACGGATATCCCGGGGTATATGGAACAGTTCCGGCTTGGCAACGTCCCCGGCGCTGTTCAGATCATCATGAGCGTAAACCCGATACCCTGTATCACCAGCCGCGTCTGTGCGCACTTCTGCCAGGAAGAGTGCAGTCACTCCTCGGTTGGTGACAGTGTGGCTATCCGCAATGTGGAACGTTTCGTTGGTGACTATGCACTGGATCATAAAAATCTGTTCTATAGGGCACCCATCCTGGAAACAGGCAAGAAAGTCGCTGTCATCGGTTCCGGTCCGGCTGGTCTCTCCGCGGCGTATTATCTCCGTAAGGCAGGCAACGCCGTTACCGTCTACGACAGTAAAGAAGAACCCGGCGGCATGCTGATGTATGCAATCCCAGATTACCGGCTGCCCAAGGCCATTGTCCGTAAACTCGTTGCTGCCCTGAAAGACATGGGTATTCAATTTGTCTGCAATACAAAAATTGGGGAGAGCGTTAAACCCGGCGACCTGGAAAGAGATTTCGACAGTGTCTACTACGCCACCGGCACTTGGAAACGTCCGGTACTGGGATTAGCCGGCGAAGAACTTACCGTCTTCGGTCTGGACTTCCTCGTCGAAGTCCATAAATGGATGGGCGGTAAAGTCGGTCAAGAAGTGCTTGTTACCGGCGGTGGCAATGTGGCGATGGATGTCGCTATTACAGCGAAACGGCTGGGTGCCAAAAAGGTCATTATGGCCTGCCTTGAGTCAGAAGACATCATGCCTGCCGGTAAAGAAGAGATTGCCCGGGCGCGTGAAGAAGGCATCCAGATCATGCCCGGCTGGGGGCTTTCCAAGGTCGTCAGCGAGAATGGCAAGGTCCGAGGGATGGAGCTTATCCGCTGTATGGATGTGTATGACGAGAATCATCGGTTCAGCCCGGTTTACGACGATGCCGAAAAGACCGTGGTTGATGCAGAGAATATTCTGATGGCCGTTGGCCAGAATGTCGATTTATCCTTCCTCGATGAGAAATATCAGCTTCAGCTCAACGCCCGCGGTTTGATCGATGTTGAAGAAGAGACCCAGATGACCTCCCGGCAAGGCGTATTCGCCGGCGGTGATGTCACCACCGGTCCCTCAACGGTCATTCAGTGCGTTATGAAAGGCCATAGCGCTGCTCGCGGTATAAACAAATACCTTGGAGTCACTCCCGACCATGAGTGCTCCGACAGCATGCAAATCGCGAGTCCGTTCCTGACCTTTGACTTAGAAGGCATTAAGAACCAAACAGCGCTTAAGTTGGCGGAGATCCCAATCGATCAGAGATCGCTCGATGTGGAAGATGAAATTGCCCCGGACCAAGCGGCTGCCCTTACTGAGGCCCGGCGCTGTATGAACTGCGGCTGCTATGCGGTTAATCCGTCCGACCTTGTTCCCGCTCTCATTGCTTTGGATGCCACCATCATAACGAATCACCGTCGTATCAAAGCCGAAGAATTCTGCTGTCAGGAACTCAAAGTATCCGACGCGCTGAAATGCGGTGAGATTGTAACCAAGATTGAAATTCCTCTGACTAAGGGGATGGTCATGCATTATGACAAGTTCCGCGTTCGCGATTCTTTAGATTTCGCCATCGTCAGCCTCGCTTCACTTTTTGCGATTAAAGATGGCGTGTTTACTGACGCGCGCCTGGTGTTTGGTGGTGTCGCTCCCGTACCCATCCGGGTCAAAGAGATCGAAAGTTACCTGATAGGCAAACAGGTAACCACCGAAGTGGCTGAACAAGCGGCTGAGTTGGCAGTTGTTCATTCCCTGCCAATGACATGCAACGGTTATAAGGTTATCGAACTCAAAGCCCTGATTAAAACAGCTATTCTTCGAATGAAATAA
- a CDS encoding phosphoribosylformylglycinamidine synthase gives MKEAVRRVFVEKKPGFDIEAQGLYKDLRDNLGISGLQGVRTINRYDIAGVTDDEYKQALHIIFAELPVDILYEETVSISTDDKVFAMEYLPGQYDQRADSAAQCIQMLTQKERPLVATAKVIVLNGTITDQEFDRIKEYCVNPVESREATMAKPQSLEFAAEEPDDVAVLEGFNGKTAEEIIALQQSMGLAMSVEDLLFCQAYFRDTEKRNPTMTEIKTIDTYWSDHCRHTTFQTKIEDVIIQDGRFTAPIKTAHEIYHASRADVYGDKLSAKDICLMDIATIGMKELKKAGKLDDLDESDEINACSIVVNAEINGQDEEWLVMFKNETHNHPTEIEPFGGAATCLGGAIRDPLSGRTYVYQAMRVTGSGDPRAKIQDTLPGKLPQRKITTVAADGYSSYGNQIGLATGQVAEVYDEGFIAKRMEIGAVIGAAPRKNVVRKAPVEGDVVVLVGGRTGRDGCGGATGSSKEHTIESLTSCGAEVQKGNPPNERKIQRLFRNPEASTLIKKCNDFGAGGVSVAVGELTDGLDICLDAVPKKYESLDGTELAISESQERMAVVLAAEDWDRFKSLAADENLEATIIARVTMDNRLRMSWRGKTILDLSRDFLNTNGVKQKTKVEVTAPSEKNNYFETVTNVVAHEISDINKAWTVNLNDLNVCSKKGLIERFDSTIGAATVLMPLSGKYQLTPSEGMVAKLPVFDGETTTATIMTYGYNPQLAKWSPFHGALYAVLDAVAKLVALGGDYRQTRLTLQEYFGKLTDATKWGQPFSALLGAYYAQKMLGIPAIGGKDSMSGSFMDLTVPPTLVAFAVCTTDARHVVSQEFKQTGTRVVMVKVTRDEYEIPDFALAMKNFQNIFALIRSGCILSSRSVRKGGIAGAVSEMAFGNMIGFEFSQPIPTVDLFSADYGSILLEIKEDVDLSLIFGDVSFDELGRTTEKPAIVVNGSELPLTDLLTQWEMPLEKVFPSKVNDDDNDLKPRLVSFDKRTAYKPAIKIAQPRVFIPVFPGTNCEYDSAKAFIKAGGLVETMVIRNLSSTDVENTIIKMAKAIDNSQIIMLPGGFSAGDEPDGSGKFIATLFNNPRIKDAVMNLLKQRDGLMLGICNGFQALIKLGLVPYGEIKEIKTEDPTLTYNKIGRHVSCMVRTKVVSTLSPWFSGVELGEIHTIPVSHGEGRFVAGKDVIEKLIQNGQIATQYVDFDGNPSNDIMDNPNGSYETIEGITSPDGRILGKMGHSERTGSHIALNVPGNKYQPIFEGGINYFK, from the coding sequence TTGAAGGAAGCAGTAAGAAGAGTATTTGTAGAAAAGAAACCGGGTTTTGATATCGAAGCACAGGGCTTGTATAAAGACCTTCGTGATAATCTTGGTATCTCCGGACTACAGGGAGTCAGAACGATCAACCGTTATGATATCGCCGGAGTCACCGATGATGAATATAAACAAGCGTTGCATATTATTTTTGCTGAGTTGCCGGTGGACATACTGTACGAAGAAACGGTGAGTATATCAACGGATGACAAGGTTTTTGCGATGGAATACCTGCCCGGGCAATATGATCAGCGGGCGGATTCCGCAGCACAGTGTATCCAGATGCTCACGCAGAAAGAACGGCCATTGGTCGCTACTGCAAAAGTGATCGTATTAAATGGTACGATCACCGACCAGGAATTTGACCGAATCAAAGAGTACTGCGTTAACCCGGTGGAATCACGAGAAGCCACCATGGCCAAACCTCAAAGCCTGGAATTTGCTGCCGAGGAACCGGACGATGTTGCGGTTTTGGAAGGATTTAACGGCAAAACAGCAGAGGAAATCATAGCGCTGCAACAAAGTATGGGGCTAGCTATGAGTGTGGAAGATCTGCTTTTCTGTCAAGCCTATTTCAGAGATACAGAAAAGCGGAATCCAACAATGACTGAAATCAAAACGATCGATACCTATTGGTCTGATCATTGCAGGCATACGACATTCCAAACGAAAATTGAAGATGTCATTATTCAGGACGGACGCTTTACGGCTCCTATAAAAACGGCGCATGAAATCTATCACGCGTCTCGAGCCGATGTTTATGGTGATAAGCTGTCTGCAAAGGATATCTGTCTGATGGATATTGCTACCATCGGCATGAAAGAACTTAAAAAGGCAGGCAAACTGGATGATTTAGATGAATCGGATGAAATCAACGCTTGCAGTATTGTTGTCAATGCGGAGATCAACGGCCAAGATGAAGAGTGGCTGGTGATGTTCAAGAATGAAACGCACAACCACCCGACGGAAATTGAACCCTTTGGTGGAGCAGCGACCTGCTTGGGTGGAGCGATCCGTGATCCCTTGTCTGGTCGGACCTATGTCTATCAGGCAATGCGTGTTACCGGCAGCGGTGATCCGCGGGCCAAAATCCAGGATACATTGCCTGGCAAACTGCCGCAACGTAAAATTACGACGGTGGCGGCAGACGGATACAGTTCGTATGGCAATCAAATTGGACTCGCTACAGGTCAGGTTGCTGAGGTCTATGACGAAGGTTTTATCGCCAAAAGAATGGAAATCGGTGCTGTCATTGGTGCTGCACCCAGAAAAAATGTTGTCCGCAAAGCACCGGTAGAAGGTGACGTCGTTGTGCTGGTTGGCGGCAGAACAGGAAGGGATGGCTGCGGCGGTGCCACCGGCTCTTCAAAGGAGCATACGATCGAATCGTTGACCAGCTGCGGTGCGGAAGTCCAGAAAGGCAACCCGCCCAATGAAAGAAAAATCCAACGGTTGTTCCGTAATCCGGAAGCCAGCACACTGATTAAGAAATGTAACGATTTTGGTGCCGGCGGGGTATCCGTTGCTGTGGGAGAACTGACGGATGGTTTGGATATTTGTTTGGACGCCGTACCGAAGAAATACGAAAGTTTGGATGGAACTGAACTGGCGATATCTGAATCACAGGAACGCATGGCTGTCGTCCTGGCAGCAGAGGATTGGGATAGATTCAAGAGTCTGGCTGCTGACGAAAATCTGGAAGCAACTATTATTGCCCGAGTAACAATGGACAACAGGCTTCGGATGTCCTGGCGGGGCAAAACCATCTTAGATCTCAGCCGTGACTTCCTGAATACCAATGGGGTCAAACAGAAAACAAAAGTAGAAGTGACGGCACCCTCGGAAAAGAATAACTACTTTGAGACTGTCACTAACGTCGTTGCCCATGAAATATCGGATATAAACAAGGCATGGACGGTAAATTTGAACGACCTGAATGTCTGCAGTAAAAAAGGCCTCATTGAACGATTTGACAGTACGATCGGTGCAGCTACAGTGTTAATGCCGTTAAGCGGAAAATACCAGCTGACTCCGTCGGAAGGGATGGTTGCCAAGCTGCCGGTGTTCGATGGGGAAACCACCACCGCAACGATTATGACATATGGGTATAATCCTCAACTGGCAAAATGGAGCCCTTTCCACGGCGCTTTATATGCCGTCCTCGATGCAGTGGCGAAATTAGTAGCCTTAGGCGGGGATTACCGTCAGACGCGTCTTACCTTACAGGAATACTTCGGCAAGTTGACTGATGCCACTAAATGGGGTCAGCCTTTCAGCGCCTTATTGGGTGCGTATTATGCCCAAAAGATGCTGGGTATTCCCGCAATCGGCGGCAAAGACAGTATGTCGGGCAGCTTTATGGATCTGACCGTTCCACCCACTCTGGTCGCATTTGCCGTATGTACGACAGATGCCCGCCATGTGGTATCACAGGAATTTAAACAAACCGGAACCCGTGTTGTCATGGTGAAAGTAACCCGGGATGAATACGAAATCCCTGACTTTGCTCTCGCTATGAAAAATTTTCAAAATATCTTTGCACTGATTCGTTCGGGATGTATTCTGTCTTCACGGTCTGTCCGAAAGGGTGGTATTGCCGGCGCTGTCAGCGAAATGGCTTTTGGCAATATGATTGGTTTTGAATTTAGTCAACCTATACCAACGGTTGATCTGTTTAGCGCAGATTACGGTTCGATCCTGTTGGAAATCAAGGAAGATGTTGATCTATCTTTGATCTTTGGTGATGTTTCCTTTGACGAGTTAGGACGCACGACTGAAAAACCGGCGATTGTGGTCAATGGATCGGAGCTGCCTTTAACTGATTTGTTGACCCAATGGGAAATGCCTTTGGAAAAAGTGTTCCCCAGTAAGGTTAATGACGATGACAATGATTTAAAGCCAAGATTAGTTAGCTTTGACAAGCGCACAGCGTATAAACCGGCCATAAAGATTGCTCAACCGCGAGTATTTATCCCTGTCTTTCCCGGTACAAACTGCGAGTACGACTCTGCAAAAGCTTTCATCAAAGCCGGTGGATTAGTCGAAACGATGGTTATCCGCAACCTGAGCAGTACCGATGTTGAAAATACAATTATAAAGATGGCAAAAGCCATCGATAATTCCCAAATTATTATGCTCCCTGGTGGTTTCAGCGCCGGTGACGAACCGGATGGTTCGGGTAAGTTTATTGCAACGCTGTTCAACAATCCGCGGATCAAAGATGCTGTAATGAACCTGCTGAAACAGCGGGACGGCCTGATGCTCGGCATATGCAACGGTTTCCAGGCGTTAATTAAGCTGGGACTAGTCCCATACGGCGAGATAAAAGAAATCAAGACCGAGGATCCTACCTTGACCTATAACAAGATTGGACGCCACGTCTCTTGTATGGTCAGGACCAAGGTGGTATCAACTCTTTCTCCATGGTTTAGTGGGGTAGAACTGGGTGAGATTCATACGATTCCGGTTTCTCATGGCGAAGGGCGCTTCGTCGCCGGTAAGGATGTCATTGAAAAACTGATTCAAAACGGACAAATTGCCACGCAATATGTTGATTTTGATGGTAATCCGAGCAACGACATTATGGATAATCCCAATGGTTCCTATGAAACCATTGAAGGGATTACCAGCCCCGATGGCAGGATATTAGGCAAAATGGGACACTCGGAACGAACAGGCAGCCATATTGCACTGAATGTGCCCGGCAACAAGTATCAGCCGATTTTTGAAGGCGGCATCAATTATTTCAAGTAA